A region of Macrobrachium nipponense isolate FS-2020 chromosome 7, ASM1510439v2, whole genome shotgun sequence DNA encodes the following proteins:
- the LOC135217617 gene encoding uncharacterized protein LOC135217617 — MSKPKQHEKRLEIELLLDSIQQLETRDFVQTTDALQPLLLAEALMERGLHTSGIFTREMREAAKELKAKEDITVQRADNTAAFVLIKTEKYHEKLDAILSDSSKFERLTQNLTEDIKRDANRVIQYTNKYRNQRVHLPPIQGDFSLGYLYGNVKTHEEGNPLHPIVSQMPAPTYAFAKRLNKILTPYVPSRYSLSSSVEFLEEISDSPGTGIIASLDVESLFTNVPVDETIDIIMDRVYRDPSTAPLNIPEASLRTLLDICTKRAPFSTHRRQMFHQKDGAAMGSPLGVLFANFYMGNVEERVSPRASTPANTPVT; from the coding sequence ATGTCTAAGCCTAAGCAACATGAGAAAAGACTTGAGATCGaactcttgcttgactccatcCAACAGCTCGAGACCCGGGATTTTGTCCAAACAACAGACGCCCTTCAGCCCCTCCTGCTCGCTGAAGCCCTCATGGAGAGGGGGCTACACACCAGTGGCATCTTCACCCGAGAGATGAGAGAAGCAGCTAAGGAGTTGAAGGCCAAGGAAGACATTACTGTGCAACGGGCAGATAACACAGCCGCCTTCGTCTTAATAAAAACGGAGAAATACCATGAGAAACTCGATGCTATCCTGTCTGACTCCTCAAAGTTTGAACGTCTCACACAGAACCTCACGGAAGACATCAAGAGGGATGCCAACCGTGTCATCCAGTACACCAACAAGTATCGCAACCAACGAGTCCACCTTCCGCCCATCCAAGGGGACTTCAGCCTTGGTTACCTCTATGGGAACGTGAAAACCCATGAGGAGGGCAACCCTCTCCACCCGATTGTCAGCCAGatgcccgccccgacttacgcatTTGCCAAGCGCCTCaataaaattttgactccctacgtcccaagtcgctatagcctgagttcatcggtggagttccttgaagaaattaGCGATTCCCCCGGCACTGGCATCATAGCATCCCTTGACgtagaatccctatttaccaaCGTTCCCGTTGATGAGaccattgacatcatcatggatcgagtctaccgagacccgtcgacggccccactcaatatcccagaagcctctttgcgcaccttgctggacatctgtacgaagagggcccccttctccacccaccgaaGACAGATGTTCCATCAGAAAGATGGCGctgccatgggctctcctctgggagtcctttttgccaacttctatatgggcaACGTAGAAGAGAGGGTTTCGCCCAGAGCCAGCACCCCCGCAAATACGCCCgttacatag